The Lysobacter enzymogenes genome window below encodes:
- a CDS encoding efflux RND transporter permease subunit produces the protein MWIVQYALSRRYTIGVLAILILLFGVLSARKMPTDILPEVGIPSVNLVWTYSGLPAADVAAKMTSFSEAAILNTVDDLKEVRSETLNGASIVRIDFQPTVSLDRALVQITSVSQTILRRMPPGTSPPLVVRNNVSSTPVLQLVLSSDSLTEAQLYDYARLQLRSQIQTIPGIRMTLPYGGAPRQIMVDLDPARLQTYGLTPADVTAALERGSPTLPSGSIREGAREMQISIDTSPATASEFLDIPVASRGGTVIYVRDIASVRDGGALQTNVARMDGSSAVSVALIKLGGASAVEIVRAVRERLPEIEASAPPGTRIHAIFDQSVFVDNAIGSIQHEAVLVGLLVALVVLVFIGSWRSSAIVLSAIPLALLASVAMLHVLGYTFNVMTLGGLALAIGILVDNAVVDVENTNRNIALGKDVRTAILDSAKEVVFPEMVSTISICIVLTPILLMTGLSAWVFTPLALAVIFAMLASFLLSRTLIPVLCYLLLPADIQSRANPRWAPEKLLLAVNHKVEHALDSLRDKHHALLVRLGHHGAVLTVIALLVFGVGALAAASLGREYFPQVDAGQLRLQVRLPTGTRLEETAARLSEIQREIRAIIPANELQTVYEQIGVPDAINLSLVDSTVVGSFEAEIMLQLRSPHANSHDYLVKIRKRIAERFPDVKLFERPPDATSRTLAGSAAAAFEVRLIGRDVPGNMALAREIEKRLHQVPGAVDISLRQVLDLPEYQVKIDRTRAAQLGLDPQQAARAVLAVLGSAGTVSPVYWTDTVNAIAYTVQVQAPLTQLQDIDQLMNSPLRIGANGEAVLLRNIATVVPRKVPASIARTTLAPTISVIANVEGTDLGSVYDKLSAITKELNGQLKPGNRIEIVGQAGEMQNAYGELAAGLVMSAILVFLVLVVNFQSWIQPAVAMSGLPIAIAGAAIGLFVTGTPLSVPALMGVMMVIGVSTANSVLVTSFARGLIADGHDPELAAYESAAVRLRPVLMTASAMVLGIIPMAIGLGDGGEQNAPLGRAVIGGLLFGTPATLILVPSILAVVGRRRKPAGGEDDANATTPTAAATGDGAPAGANA, from the coding sequence ATGTGGATAGTCCAATACGCGCTCAGCCGCCGATACACCATCGGCGTCCTGGCGATCCTGATCCTGCTGTTCGGCGTGCTGTCGGCGCGCAAGATGCCGACCGACATCCTGCCGGAAGTCGGCATTCCCTCGGTCAACCTGGTGTGGACCTATAGCGGCCTGCCGGCCGCGGACGTCGCCGCGAAGATGACCTCGTTCTCCGAGGCGGCGATCCTCAACACCGTCGACGACCTCAAGGAAGTGCGCTCGGAGACGCTCAACGGCGCCAGCATCGTGCGCATCGACTTCCAGCCCACGGTCAGCCTCGACCGCGCGCTGGTGCAGATCACCTCGGTCTCGCAGACGATCCTGCGGCGCATGCCGCCGGGCACCTCGCCGCCGCTGGTGGTGCGCAACAACGTCTCGTCCACGCCGGTGCTGCAGCTGGTGCTGTCGTCGGATTCGCTGACCGAAGCCCAGCTCTACGACTACGCGCGCCTGCAACTGCGCTCGCAGATCCAGACCATCCCCGGCATCCGCATGACCCTGCCGTACGGCGGCGCGCCGCGGCAGATCATGGTCGACCTGGATCCGGCGCGGCTGCAGACCTACGGTCTGACCCCTGCGGATGTGACCGCGGCGCTGGAGCGCGGCAGCCCGACCCTGCCGTCGGGCTCGATCCGCGAAGGCGCGCGCGAGATGCAGATCTCGATCGACACCAGCCCGGCCACCGCGAGCGAGTTCCTCGACATTCCGGTGGCCTCGCGCGGCGGCACCGTGATCTACGTGCGCGACATCGCCTCGGTCCGCGACGGCGGCGCGCTGCAGACCAACGTGGCGCGCATGGACGGCTCCAGCGCGGTGTCGGTGGCGCTGATCAAGCTCGGCGGCGCGTCCGCGGTCGAGATCGTGCGCGCGGTGCGCGAGCGCCTGCCCGAGATCGAAGCCTCGGCGCCGCCGGGCACGCGCATCCACGCGATCTTCGACCAGTCGGTGTTCGTCGACAACGCGATCGGCTCGATCCAGCACGAAGCGGTGCTGGTCGGCCTGCTGGTGGCGCTGGTGGTGCTGGTGTTCATCGGCTCGTGGCGCTCCAGCGCGATCGTGCTGTCGGCGATTCCGCTGGCGCTGCTGGCCTCGGTGGCGATGCTGCACGTGCTGGGCTACACCTTCAACGTGATGACCCTCGGCGGCCTGGCGCTGGCGATCGGCATCCTGGTCGACAACGCGGTGGTCGACGTCGAGAACACCAACCGCAACATCGCGCTCGGCAAGGACGTGCGCACCGCGATCCTCGACAGCGCCAAGGAAGTGGTGTTCCCGGAAATGGTCTCGACCATTTCGATCTGCATCGTGCTGACCCCGATCCTGCTGATGACCGGCCTGTCGGCGTGGGTGTTCACCCCGCTGGCGCTGGCGGTGATCTTCGCGATGCTGGCCTCGTTCCTGCTCTCGCGCACGCTGATCCCGGTGCTGTGCTACCTGCTGCTGCCGGCCGACATCCAAAGCCGCGCCAATCCGCGCTGGGCGCCGGAAAAGCTGCTGCTGGCGGTCAACCACAAGGTCGAACACGCGCTGGATTCGCTGCGCGACAAGCACCACGCGCTGCTGGTCCGGCTCGGCCACCACGGCGCGGTGCTGACCGTGATCGCGCTGCTGGTGTTCGGCGTCGGCGCGCTGGCCGCGGCGTCGCTGGGCCGCGAGTACTTCCCGCAGGTCGACGCCGGCCAGCTGCGCCTGCAGGTGCGCCTGCCGACCGGCACCCGGCTCGAGGAAACCGCGGCCAGGCTCAGCGAGATCCAGCGCGAGATCCGCGCGATCATCCCGGCCAACGAACTGCAGACCGTGTACGAGCAGATCGGCGTGCCCGACGCGATCAACCTGTCGCTGGTCGACAGCACCGTGGTCGGTTCGTTCGAAGCCGAGATCATGCTGCAGCTGCGCTCGCCGCACGCCAACAGCCACGACTATCTGGTCAAGATCCGCAAGCGCATCGCCGAACGCTTCCCGGACGTGAAGCTGTTCGAGCGTCCGCCGGACGCGACCAGCCGCACCCTCGCCGGCTCGGCCGCGGCCGCGTTCGAAGTGCGCCTGATCGGCCGCGACGTGCCCGGCAACATGGCGCTGGCGCGCGAGATCGAGAAGCGCCTGCATCAGGTGCCCGGCGCGGTCGACATCTCGCTGCGCCAGGTGCTCGACCTGCCCGAGTATCAAGTCAAGATCGACCGCACCCGCGCCGCCCAGCTCGGCCTGGATCCGCAGCAGGCCGCGCGCGCGGTGCTGGCGGTGCTCGGCTCGGCCGGCACGGTGTCGCCGGTGTACTGGACCGACACCGTCAACGCCATCGCCTACACCGTGCAGGTGCAGGCGCCGCTGACCCAGCTGCAGGACATCGACCAGCTGATGAACTCGCCGCTGCGCATCGGCGCCAACGGCGAAGCGGTCCTGCTGCGCAACATCGCCACCGTGGTGCCGCGCAAGGTGCCGGCGAGCATCGCCCGCACCACTCTGGCGCCGACCATCAGCGTCATCGCGAACGTCGAAGGCACCGACCTGGGTTCGGTCTACGACAAGCTCAGCGCGATCACCAAGGAATTGAACGGCCAGCTCAAGCCCGGCAACCGCATCGAAATCGTCGGCCAGGCCGGCGAGATGCAGAACGCGTACGGCGAACTCGCCGCGGGCCTGGTGATGTCGGCGATCCTGGTGTTCCTCGTGCTCGTGGTGAACTTCCAGTCGTGGATCCAGCCCGCGGTGGCCATGTCCGGCCTGCCGATCGCGATCGCCGGCGCCGCCATCGGCCTGTTCGTCACCGGCACGCCGCTGAGCGTGCCGGCGCTGATGGGCGTGATGATGGTGATCGGCGTGTCGACCGCGAACTCGGTGCTGGTCACCAGCTTCGCCCGCGGCCTGATCGCCGACGGCCACGATCCGGAACTGGCCGCGTAC
- a CDS encoding S8 family serine peptidase — protein MNKLASKKFAVLGLTAACATALLWAAQDGATAQTAARGTAAPTLGGAPASGPLAGAAAPSASAPSSSGAPVRAVAATAPVPLNPAQAKLGAGQLLQALQAFAADPAAQRAAGRSATGSAAYSAATASAQIAALDSAGIPSRYRDGERVKVNVNLAVGQDIVANASLLDRAATSLRETLRGAGLQVEKINGSPSLEAFVPLARLEWVAGLREVAQVSLLAMPRTAAFSDGATASNLDQLRSLGNYAGLDAGLRRDLKGEGLTIAVFDQFADTAGEVKALQDADEWPKNTAAVADKVSLFKPAAGAFGYTKQKHGNAVVEIVYDIAPAAKFRIYDAGQTADWVKGIQDAANLNALNQPQGEPRAQVLTASQGMSLYAPGDGTGTGSNLKGLYDAIEAAARNGVLILNAAGNEAQKHWDDDSTAGAGANVLQDFVVGNRDGNGVAIADNINALRIEGFGECIPVGAVSQADKDLTEIDVWLGWNDWTGGANTTDADYRLELVRWADAVTQRQWDWNTWSYKTVVVQAAGWVAVGQSDDAQNGGANQQPLERVAVVPAANTKTTACDGVFNNRFAGGGKFGVRIVRKTAGASNFLRLMSGGLHSFQYGQNERSLVHPADSASVITVAALDAATSNLESYSSRGPVLAAGGARPAGQAAGNAKPDLANFANVDTVSYGDNEFNGTSSATPHVAALALLGLQHQRQLTNATVPAPLPAGATQAQKDARAALLKQRNIDLSDSTYDSLVYVASTGGNDLGAAGFDSSYGNGRLKFHANSEACFLSATYDGKYRALLPAQASPLPAGQKSYDQLRSDNSTACAAK, from the coding sequence ATGAACAAGCTTGCTTCGAAGAAATTCGCCGTGCTCGGCCTGACCGCCGCTTGCGCCACGGCGTTGCTGTGGGCCGCGCAGGATGGCGCGACCGCACAGACGGCCGCGCGCGGCACCGCCGCGCCGACGCTCGGCGGCGCGCCGGCCTCGGGCCCGCTCGCAGGCGCGGCCGCGCCGTCGGCCTCGGCGCCGTCGAGCAGCGGCGCGCCGGTGCGCGCGGTCGCCGCGACCGCGCCGGTGCCGTTGAACCCGGCCCAGGCCAAGCTCGGCGCCGGCCAGCTGTTGCAGGCGCTGCAAGCCTTCGCCGCCGATCCGGCCGCGCAGCGCGCCGCCGGCCGCAGCGCGACCGGCAGCGCCGCCTACAGCGCCGCGACCGCGTCGGCGCAGATCGCCGCGCTCGACAGCGCCGGCATCCCCTCGCGCTATCGCGACGGCGAGCGGGTCAAGGTCAACGTCAATCTGGCCGTGGGCCAGGACATCGTCGCCAACGCCAGCCTGCTCGACCGCGCCGCCACCTCGCTGCGCGAAACCCTGCGCGGCGCCGGCCTGCAAGTGGAAAAGATCAACGGCTCGCCGAGCCTGGAAGCGTTCGTGCCGCTGGCGCGGCTGGAATGGGTCGCGGGCCTGCGCGAAGTGGCGCAGGTGTCGCTGCTGGCGATGCCGCGCACCGCGGCGTTCAGCGACGGCGCCACCGCCAGCAACCTCGATCAGCTGCGCTCGCTCGGCAACTACGCCGGGCTCGATGCCGGCCTGCGCCGCGATCTGAAAGGCGAAGGCCTGACCATCGCCGTGTTCGACCAGTTCGCCGACACCGCCGGCGAAGTCAAGGCGCTGCAGGACGCCGACGAGTGGCCGAAGAACACCGCCGCGGTCGCCGACAAGGTCAGCCTGTTCAAGCCGGCCGCCGGCGCGTTCGGCTACACCAAGCAGAAGCACGGCAACGCCGTGGTCGAGATCGTCTACGACATCGCGCCGGCGGCGAAATTCCGCATCTACGACGCCGGCCAGACCGCCGACTGGGTCAAGGGCATCCAGGACGCGGCCAACCTCAACGCGCTGAACCAGCCGCAGGGCGAGCCGCGCGCGCAGGTGCTGACCGCGTCGCAGGGCATGTCGCTGTACGCGCCGGGCGACGGCACCGGCACCGGCAGCAACCTCAAGGGCCTGTACGACGCGATCGAGGCGGCCGCGCGCAACGGCGTGCTGATCCTCAACGCCGCCGGCAACGAGGCGCAGAAGCACTGGGACGACGACAGCACCGCCGGCGCCGGCGCCAACGTGCTGCAGGACTTCGTGGTCGGCAACCGCGACGGCAACGGCGTGGCCATCGCCGACAACATCAACGCGCTGCGCATCGAAGGCTTCGGCGAATGCATCCCGGTCGGCGCGGTGTCGCAGGCCGACAAGGACCTGACCGAGATCGACGTGTGGCTGGGCTGGAACGACTGGACCGGCGGCGCCAACACCACCGACGCCGACTACCGGCTCGAGCTGGTGCGCTGGGCCGATGCGGTGACCCAGCGCCAATGGGACTGGAACACCTGGAGCTACAAGACCGTGGTGGTGCAGGCGGCCGGCTGGGTCGCGGTGGGCCAGTCCGACGACGCCCAGAACGGCGGCGCCAACCAGCAGCCGCTGGAGCGCGTCGCGGTCGTCCCGGCGGCGAACACCAAGACGACCGCGTGCGACGGCGTGTTCAACAACCGCTTCGCCGGCGGCGGCAAGTTCGGCGTGCGCATCGTGCGCAAGACCGCCGGCGCCAGCAACTTCCTGCGCCTGATGAGCGGCGGCCTGCACAGCTTCCAGTACGGCCAGAACGAACGCTCGCTGGTGCATCCGGCCGACTCGGCCAGCGTGATCACGGTGGCGGCGCTGGATGCGGCGACCTCGAACCTGGAGAGCTACAGCTCGCGCGGCCCGGTGCTCGCCGCCGGCGGCGCGCGCCCGGCCGGGCAGGCCGCGGGCAACGCCAAGCCCGACCTGGCCAACTTCGCCAACGTCGACACCGTGTCCTACGGCGACAACGAGTTCAACGGCACCTCCTCGGCGACGCCGCACGTGGCCGCGCTGGCGCTGCTGGGCTTGCAGCACCAGCGCCAGCTGACCAACGCCACCGTGCCGGCGCCGTTGCCGGCCGGCGCGACCCAGGCGCAAAAGGACGCGCGCGCCGCGTTGCTGAAGCAGCGCAACATCGACCTGTCCGATTCGACCTACGACTCGCTGGTGTACGTGGCCAGCACCGGCGGCAACGATCTGGGCGCGGCCGGTTTCGACAGCAGCTACGGCAACGGCCGCTTGAAGTTCCACGCCAACTCGGAAGCCTGCTTCCTGTCGGCGACCTACGACGGCAAGTACCGCGCCTTGCTGCCGGCGCAGGCCAGCCCGCTGCCGGCGGGGCAGAAGAGCTACGACCAGCTGCGCAGCGACAACAGCACGGCCTGCGCGGCGAAATAA
- a CDS encoding AraC family transcriptional regulator — MSANTSADTIAQRGHCAAQAELVDRIARLTVAGDGVHGTRVRQLHLIRMGGPTECSPSVYEPRLCVVAQGRKVVTLSDRVYHYDPLNYLVVSVTLPMIGQVIEATPDKPYLCLRIDIDPAEIARLIVDAGQAPPNEHSGVDLGLYAARINTTLMDAVLRLMRLLDTPQDLPVLAPMALREIFYRVLMGDLGHRLRTLALNDSRSSRIAKAVTMLRQRYLLPLCIDDLADELHMSTSSLHHQFKAVTTMSPLQFQKHLRLHEARRLMMIDGMEAVTAAHRVGYESPSQFSREYKRLFGAPPRAEVILARGAPQG; from the coding sequence ATGAGCGCCAATACTTCCGCCGACACCATCGCCCAGCGCGGGCACTGCGCGGCGCAGGCCGAGCTGGTCGACCGGATTGCCCGATTGACGGTCGCCGGCGACGGCGTCCACGGCACCCGGGTGCGCCAGCTGCATCTGATCCGGATGGGCGGGCCGACCGAGTGCTCGCCGTCGGTATACGAGCCGCGCCTGTGCGTGGTCGCGCAGGGCCGCAAGGTGGTGACGCTGTCCGACCGCGTCTACCACTACGACCCGCTGAACTACCTGGTGGTGTCGGTGACCTTGCCGATGATCGGCCAGGTCATCGAGGCCACGCCCGACAAACCCTACCTGTGCCTGCGCATCGACATCGATCCGGCCGAGATCGCGCGCCTGATCGTCGATGCCGGGCAGGCGCCGCCGAACGAACACAGCGGCGTCGACCTCGGCCTGTACGCGGCGCGGATCAACACCACGCTGATGGACGCGGTGCTGCGGCTGATGCGCCTGCTCGACACGCCGCAGGATCTGCCGGTGCTCGCGCCGATGGCGCTGCGCGAAATCTTCTACCGCGTGCTGATGGGCGACCTCGGCCACCGCCTGCGCACGCTGGCGCTCAACGACAGCCGTTCCAGCCGCATCGCCAAGGCGGTGACGATGCTGCGCCAGCGCTATCTGCTGCCGCTGTGCATCGACGACCTCGCCGACGAACTGCACATGAGCACTTCGTCGCTGCACCACCAGTTCAAGGCGGTGACCACGATGTCGCCGCTGCAATTCCAGAAGCACCTGCGCCTGCACGAGGCGCGCCGGCTGATGATGATCGACGGCATGGAAGCGGTGACCGCCGCGCACCGGGTCGGCTACGAGAGCCCGTCGCAGTTCTCGCGCGAGTACAAGCGCCTGTTCGGCGCGCCGCCGCGCGCGGAAGTGATCCTGGCCCGAGGCGCGCCGCAGGGCTGA